From the genome of Rhizobium sp. NXC24, one region includes:
- a CDS encoding proline racemase family protein, whose product MKFDRKLELLLVHCQGEIGNVLVAGAPDIPGATMLDKMNYINTVDDSLRRFVTFEPRANVAMTVNLLFPPTRPDADAGFIVLQADRAHPMSGSNSICVVTALLESGRVPMVEPETIVRLDTPAGLITARARCEKGRCVSVSIDNVPSFAEKLDQEIDTPKWGRIKVDISFGGVYYGLVDVEQIGLTIAPENARALAEAGIELKALLAEQVSVKHPTLPGIDEIAYVMFRSREPDGAIRTCTTLKPGRVDRSPCGTGSSANLATLHARGLVSVGETRISRSIIGGEFRVEAIGETEIGGKKAVVPRISGQGFVYGSQILRLSEDDPLAKGFALSDTWGPQVGLLG is encoded by the coding sequence ATGAAATTTGATCGGAAACTTGAACTCCTCCTGGTTCATTGCCAGGGGGAGATTGGAAATGTCCTGGTCGCGGGCGCGCCGGATATTCCCGGGGCGACCATGCTCGATAAAATGAATTACATCAACACGGTGGATGACAGCCTTCGCCGTTTCGTGACATTCGAGCCCCGCGCCAATGTCGCGATGACGGTCAATCTTCTTTTCCCGCCAACCCGTCCGGACGCCGATGCCGGCTTTATCGTGCTCCAGGCCGACCGCGCCCATCCGATGTCGGGGAGCAACAGCATATGTGTCGTCACCGCGCTTCTCGAAAGCGGTCGTGTGCCGATGGTGGAGCCGGAGACCATTGTCAGGCTCGACACGCCCGCAGGACTGATCACTGCAAGAGCAAGGTGCGAGAAGGGCCGATGCGTGTCGGTCAGCATCGATAATGTCCCGAGCTTTGCCGAAAAGCTGGATCAGGAAATCGACACGCCGAAATGGGGGCGTATCAAAGTCGATATTTCGTTTGGGGGCGTCTATTACGGCCTAGTCGATGTGGAGCAGATCGGCTTGACCATTGCGCCCGAAAACGCGCGCGCACTAGCGGAGGCCGGTATCGAGCTCAAGGCATTGTTGGCCGAGCAGGTGAGTGTCAAGCATCCGACGCTGCCAGGGATCGATGAGATCGCCTACGTCATGTTCCGCAGTCGTGAGCCGGACGGCGCAATTCGTACATGCACAACGCTCAAGCCGGGCCGCGTCGACCGATCGCCCTGCGGCACGGGCAGTTCGGCGAATCTCGCAACCCTTCACGCCCGTGGACTGGTTTCCGTTGGCGAGACGCGGATTTCCCGCTCGATCATCGGCGGTGAATTCCGTGTCGAAGCGATCGGCGAGACAGAGATTGGCGGAAAGAAGGCCGTCGTGCCGCGGATATCCGGGCAGGGTTTCGTCTATGGAAGCCAAATTCTGCGCCTGTCCGAAGACGATCCTCTTGCGAAGGGATTCGCGCTTTCCGACACATGGGGCCCTCAAGTCGGCCTGCTGGGCTGA
- a CDS encoding TetR/AcrR family transcriptional regulator produces the protein MHMPANEAPKKKRIRNPLVTRQRIIDTAIDEFTERGFDGARIDAIAEQSQTNKSLIYKYFNSKEELYIASLSDTYEKLRASQHEIELDDLDPIESVRRLTESTFDTFAKNPRIVRMLTHENVQNARFLKQAVSIKSLYTPLLNKLDQIIRKGQEKGLFRSNVNLKHLYISISALGYFYFSNIHTLSIVLEEDLSSDQTVARQREQAVEMVLSYLRK, from the coding sequence ATGCACATGCCAGCAAACGAAGCGCCCAAGAAAAAGAGAATCCGCAACCCGCTCGTGACCAGGCAGCGAATTATCGATACTGCCATCGACGAGTTCACGGAGCGCGGCTTTGATGGCGCCCGCATCGATGCGATCGCAGAGCAATCGCAAACCAACAAGAGCCTGATCTATAAGTATTTCAACAGCAAGGAAGAGCTTTATATCGCCAGCCTCTCGGACACCTACGAGAAGCTCAGGGCGTCACAGCACGAAATCGAGCTCGATGATCTCGATCCGATCGAGTCGGTGCGGAGGCTTACCGAGTCGACATTTGACACCTTCGCCAAGAATCCCCGGATCGTGCGCATGCTGACCCATGAGAATGTGCAAAATGCGCGCTTCCTGAAGCAGGCGGTGAGCATCAAATCGCTCTATACGCCCCTGCTAAACAAACTGGACCAGATCATTCGCAAGGGACAGGAAAAGGGTCTGTTTCGATCGAATGTCAACTTGAAGCACCTCTATATTTCGATCTCGGCGCTCGGTTATTTTTACTTCTCGAACATCCACACGCTCTCGATCGTGCTTGAGGAGGACTTAAGCAGCGACCAAACCGTTGCGCGTCAGCGTGAGCAGGCGGTTGAAATGGTGCTTTCCTACCTTCGAAAATAG